Proteins encoded together in one Salarchaeum sp. JOR-1 window:
- a CDS encoding DUF5787 family protein produces MPAEFSFELRVCAALEADWPLDDRDTASFVARQLGTQRRRWDTLILEVDPEGFAARARFGGKRLDPNLLFVCRHAPADWQYYRDALPADEVPWRYVRETIHRGAARGVLEKRKRGGRIELRRKHAYPDWVERIVAVENKPDLDASAARALSDQLERDVALGLADEVWVATESGERVLSEEMPVEAGILVFEGGEPDVRWYPRALGPERPGTRILDRGSGACEFEYVSAERKAKLRSWLAERAYERGWRSYADTMRPDCRYFDVRRAGDGYVPYCHAKGREQTASECAGSCAEFSPEPPGWRQLGWPIEGGPGQTVKRVLDDRRARER; encoded by the coding sequence GTGCCCGCGGAGTTCAGTTTCGAACTCCGCGTGTGCGCCGCGCTCGAAGCCGACTGGCCGCTCGACGACCGCGACACCGCGTCCTTCGTCGCGCGCCAGCTCGGGACGCAGCGGCGGCGCTGGGACACCCTGATTCTCGAAGTCGACCCCGAGGGGTTCGCGGCGCGCGCTCGGTTCGGCGGGAAGCGCCTCGACCCGAACCTGTTGTTCGTGTGCCGGCACGCGCCCGCGGACTGGCAGTACTACCGGGACGCGCTCCCGGCGGACGAGGTGCCGTGGCGGTACGTCCGCGAGACCATCCACCGCGGCGCGGCCCGCGGCGTGCTCGAAAAGCGAAAGCGCGGCGGCCGCATCGAACTCCGCCGGAAACACGCGTATCCGGACTGGGTGGAGCGCATCGTCGCGGTGGAGAACAAGCCCGACCTGGACGCGTCGGCGGCGCGCGCGCTCTCCGACCAACTGGAGCGGGACGTGGCGCTCGGGCTCGCGGACGAGGTCTGGGTGGCCACCGAGTCCGGAGAGCGCGTACTCTCCGAGGAGATGCCGGTCGAAGCGGGCATCCTCGTGTTCGAGGGCGGCGAGCCGGACGTGCGCTGGTACCCGCGCGCGCTCGGCCCCGAGCGTCCCGGCACCAGAATCCTCGACCGGGGGAGCGGCGCCTGCGAGTTCGAGTACGTGTCCGCCGAGCGGAAGGCGAAGCTCCGGTCGTGGCTCGCGGAGCGCGCGTACGAGCGAGGCTGGCGGTCGTACGCGGACACGATGCGGCCCGACTGCCGTTACTTCGACGTCCGGCGGGCGGGCGACGGCTACGTGCCGTACTGTCACGCGAAGGGGCGCGAACAGACCGCGAGCGAATGCGCGGGGTCGTGCGCGGAGTTCTCGCCGGAGCCGCCGGGGTGGCGACAACTGGGCTGGCCCATCGAGGGCGGGCCCGGGCAGACCGTCAAGCGCGTGCTGGACGACCGCAGAGCGCGGGAACGTTAG
- a CDS encoding DUF5797 family protein: MSLSEEARERLADIVELQPTKNKTLQERWGMGSGSEVHQFLEGELKDYYYRDEDSLIRATAEARAIVTGEEVGEDDPLRVHLSDLEQQILGVLAGPDERSQSVVSVLHDLENEFDDDFDTGEVRRALRTLERKGVAELIYRTVPTFRLAVARDAVELTD, encoded by the coding sequence ATGAGTCTCTCCGAGGAGGCCCGAGAGCGCCTCGCCGACATCGTGGAGCTCCAGCCCACGAAGAACAAGACCCTCCAGGAGCGCTGGGGGATGGGGTCGGGGAGCGAGGTCCACCAGTTCCTCGAGGGCGAACTCAAGGACTACTACTACCGCGACGAGGACAGCCTCATCCGCGCGACGGCGGAGGCCCGCGCTATCGTCACCGGCGAGGAAGTCGGGGAAGACGACCCGCTCCGCGTCCACCTCAGCGACCTCGAACAACAGATTCTGGGCGTGCTCGCCGGCCCCGACGAGCGCTCACAGAGCGTCGTCAGCGTCCTCCACGACCTCGAAAACGAGTTCGACGACGACTTCGACACCGGCGAGGTACGGCGCGCGCTCCGCACGCTCGAACGCAAGGGCGTCGCCGAACTCATCTATCGAACCGTCCCGACGTTCCGCCTCGCCGTCGCCCGTGACGCCGTCGAACTCACGGACTAA
- a CDS encoding enoyl-CoA hydratase/isomerase family protein: MSDLVELDVSEGVATVTVTRPESLNSVDAPTLDALADAFADAARRDARAVVLTGAGEKAFVAGADIEYMSDIATAEAEAYARKGHDLTRAIEEFPAPVVAAINGYAFGGGLELALACDLRVASERAVLGQTEIDLGVIPGWGGTQRLPRLVGDETARRMIYFGDRIDATDAYEEGLVGDVVAHDELREHAHSLARDLAEQPGFALAAAKEAINESHRTTLDAGLDFERRTWAGLFGTPDQREGMAAFLEDRDPDFD; this comes from the coding sequence ATGAGCGACCTCGTCGAACTCGACGTGTCGGAGGGCGTAGCGACGGTGACCGTGACTCGCCCGGAGAGCCTGAACAGCGTGGACGCGCCGACGCTAGACGCGCTCGCGGACGCGTTCGCGGACGCCGCGCGCCGGGACGCCCGCGCGGTCGTACTCACGGGAGCGGGCGAGAAGGCGTTCGTCGCGGGCGCGGACATCGAGTACATGTCGGACATCGCGACGGCTGAAGCCGAGGCGTACGCGCGGAAGGGCCACGACCTCACGCGCGCCATCGAGGAGTTCCCCGCGCCCGTGGTCGCGGCTATCAACGGCTACGCGTTCGGCGGCGGGCTCGAACTCGCGCTCGCCTGCGACCTCCGCGTCGCCTCCGAGCGCGCCGTGCTCGGGCAGACCGAAATCGACCTCGGCGTGATTCCGGGCTGGGGCGGCACCCAGCGTCTCCCCCGCCTCGTCGGCGACGAGACCGCGCGCCGCATGATTTACTTCGGCGACCGCATCGACGCGACCGACGCCTACGAGGAAGGCCTCGTCGGCGACGTCGTCGCCCACGACGAGCTCCGCGAACACGCCCACAGCCTCGCCCGCGACCTCGCGGAGCAACCGGGGTTCGCGTTGGCCGCCGCGAAGGAAGCGATCAACGAAAGCCACCGCACCACGCTCGACGCCGGACTGGACTTCGAACGCCGCACCTGGGCGGGCCTGTTCGGCACGCCCGACCAGCGCGAGGGCATGGCGGCGTTCCTCGAAGACCGCGACCCCGACTTCGACTAA
- a CDS encoding transcription factor S, translated as MEFCDDCGSMMHAEDDLWVCDSCGHKQPKDPDANYVLSEEQEASDVIETDGENNGLPTTDARCPECGNDEAYWYMQQIRAADESETRFFVCTECEHTWREDDN; from the coding sequence ATGGAATTCTGCGACGACTGCGGCTCGATGATGCACGCGGAGGACGACCTCTGGGTGTGTGACTCCTGCGGGCACAAGCAGCCGAAGGATCCAGACGCGAACTACGTGCTCTCCGAGGAACAGGAAGCCAGCGACGTCATCGAGACGGACGGCGAGAACAACGGCCTTCCGACCACGGACGCGCGCTGCCCGGAGTGCGGGAACGACGAGGCCTACTGGTACATGCAGCAGATTCGGGCGGCCGACGAGTCCGAGACGCGCTTCTTCGTCTGCACCGAGTGCGAGCACACCTGGCGCGAAGACGACAACTGA
- a CDS encoding MaoC family dehydratase: protein MAGKYYEEFEVGETIEHRKSRTVSESDNQRFCDMTMNQQPLHLDAEFADDTEFGERLVNGLYTMSLAVGLTIPDTTDGTIVANLSYDNVEHPQPVFHGDTITARSTVTDKRETSDGERGIVTMHVEALNQDDEVVCEFDRTALSLKKEHAE from the coding sequence ATGGCCGGGAAGTACTACGAGGAGTTCGAGGTCGGCGAAACCATCGAACACCGGAAGTCCCGCACCGTCAGCGAGTCCGACAACCAGCGGTTCTGCGACATGACGATGAACCAGCAGCCGCTCCACCTCGACGCCGAGTTCGCCGACGACACCGAGTTCGGCGAACGCCTGGTCAACGGCCTCTACACGATGAGCCTCGCCGTCGGCCTCACCATCCCCGACACGACCGACGGCACCATCGTCGCGAACCTCTCCTACGACAACGTCGAACACCCCCAGCCCGTCTTCCACGGTGACACCATCACCGCTCGAAGCACCGTGACGGACAAGCGCGAGACCAGCGACGGGGAACGCGGCATCGTCACGATGCACGTCGAAGCCCTGAATCAGGACGACGAGGTCGTCTGCGAGTTCGACCGAACTGCGCTCTCACTCAAGAAAGAACACGCCGAGTAA
- a CDS encoding CoA ester lyase, whose amino-acid sequence MVRRSLLFTPGDRPEMMRKAPESGSDVVVFDLEDAVAPDEKDVARATVSDVLTAPGFHPDCEVCVRVNSIGVAADDDVAALESADDHVDSVMLPKVADADDVRTLGRLLDEHGVDADVIALVESAAGVLNAQEIAAADAATAVAFGAEDLSADIGATRTDEGTEVLHAREHVVLAAAAAGVDAIDTVYTDIDDADGMREETAFAAGLGYDGKLAIHPAQIEPIHDAFRPDPDDVEWAERVLAAKSEADAEGRGVFRVDGEMVDAPLVAQAERIVARANAED is encoded by the coding sequence ATGGTTCGACGCAGTCTCCTGTTCACGCCCGGCGACCGGCCGGAGATGATGCGGAAAGCTCCAGAGTCAGGTTCTGACGTGGTCGTGTTCGACCTCGAAGACGCGGTCGCGCCCGACGAGAAGGACGTGGCGCGCGCGACAGTCTCGGACGTGCTTACCGCGCCGGGGTTCCACCCCGACTGCGAGGTGTGCGTGCGCGTGAACTCGATCGGCGTCGCGGCGGACGACGACGTGGCGGCGCTCGAATCCGCCGACGACCACGTCGATTCGGTGATGCTGCCGAAGGTGGCGGACGCGGACGACGTGCGGACGCTCGGACGCCTGCTGGACGAGCACGGCGTCGACGCGGACGTGATTGCGCTCGTGGAGTCCGCGGCGGGCGTGCTGAACGCGCAGGAGATAGCGGCGGCGGATGCGGCGACGGCGGTCGCGTTCGGCGCGGAAGACCTCTCGGCCGACATCGGTGCGACCCGCACCGACGAGGGAACGGAAGTCCTGCACGCGCGCGAGCACGTCGTTCTCGCCGCGGCGGCGGCGGGCGTGGACGCCATCGACACCGTCTACACGGACATCGATGACGCCGACGGCATGCGCGAGGAGACGGCGTTCGCGGCGGGACTGGGGTACGACGGGAAGCTGGCCATCCATCCGGCGCAGATCGAACCAATTCACGACGCGTTCCGTCCCGACCCCGACGATGTCGAGTGGGCGGAGCGCGTGCTGGCGGCGAAGTCCGAGGCGGACGCCGAGGGCCGCGGCGTGTTCCGGGTTGACGGCGAGATGGTGGACGCACCACTCGTCGCGCAGGCGGAGCGCATCGTCGCCCGCGCCAACGCGGAGGATTAA
- a CDS encoding Glu/Leu/Phe/Val dehydrogenase, whose protein sequence is MSESNPFENLQEQIEDAAAHLPDGVGDDVIERIKNPERVLEMNLTVDLDDGSIETFRAYRSQFNGDRGPYKGGIRYHPGVTRDEVKALSGWMVYKCAVVDIPYGGGKGGIVVDPSEYSTSELERLTRSFAKELRPFIGEDKDIPAPDVNTGQREMNWIKDTYEKLENTTEPGVITGKSIENGGSEGRVEATGRSTMLAAREVFDYLDKDLDGATVAVQGYGNAGWIAAKLLDEQGASVVAVSDSSGGIHDPEGIDPVAVKEFKNDTGNVTGYSDTEELTNRDLLTLDVDLLVPAALENAIDEAIARDVRADVVVEAANGPLTPDADDVLQNSDVAVVPDILANAGGVTVSYFEWVQNRQRFSWTEDRVNDELERVITDAFDELTHAYETLDLPSLRIAAYVVAIQRVVDAYTGNGNWP, encoded by the coding sequence ATGAGCGAGTCCAATCCGTTCGAGAACCTGCAGGAGCAGATAGAGGACGCCGCCGCCCACCTACCCGACGGCGTCGGCGACGACGTGATCGAACGCATCAAGAACCCCGAGCGCGTGCTGGAGATGAACCTCACCGTCGACCTGGACGACGGCAGCATCGAGACATTCCGCGCCTACCGCTCGCAGTTCAACGGCGACCGCGGTCCCTACAAGGGCGGCATCCGCTACCACCCCGGCGTCACTCGAGACGAGGTAAAAGCCCTCTCCGGGTGGATGGTGTACAAGTGCGCCGTCGTCGACATCCCCTACGGCGGCGGGAAGGGCGGCATCGTCGTCGACCCCAGCGAGTACTCTACGAGCGAACTCGAACGCCTCACGCGGTCGTTCGCGAAGGAGCTCCGACCGTTCATCGGCGAGGACAAGGACATCCCCGCGCCCGACGTGAACACCGGCCAGCGCGAGATGAACTGGATCAAGGACACCTACGAGAAACTCGAAAACACCACCGAACCCGGCGTCATCACCGGGAAGTCCATCGAGAACGGCGGGAGCGAGGGGCGCGTCGAAGCCACCGGCCGCTCTACGATGCTCGCCGCGCGCGAGGTCTTCGACTACCTCGATAAAGACCTCGACGGCGCCACCGTCGCCGTCCAGGGATACGGGAACGCCGGCTGGATAGCCGCGAAACTCCTCGACGAACAGGGCGCGTCGGTCGTCGCCGTCAGCGACTCCAGCGGCGGTATTCACGACCCCGAGGGTATCGACCCCGTCGCAGTCAAGGAGTTCAAGAACGACACCGGGAACGTCACCGGCTACAGCGACACCGAGGAACTCACCAACCGCGACCTCCTCACGCTCGACGTCGACCTCCTCGTGCCCGCCGCCCTCGAAAACGCAATCGACGAAGCCATCGCCCGCGACGTCCGGGCGGACGTCGTCGTCGAAGCCGCCAACGGCCCCCTCACCCCTGACGCCGACGACGTCCTCCAGAACTCCGACGTCGCCGTCGTCCCCGACATCCTCGCGAACGCCGGCGGCGTGACGGTGAGCTACTTCGAATGGGTGCAGAACCGCCAGCGCTTCTCCTGGACGGAAGACCGCGTCAACGACGAGCTCGAACGCGTCATCACCGACGCCTTCGACGAACTCACCCACGCCTACGAAACCCTCGACCTCCCCAGCCTCCGCATCGCCGCCTACGTCGTCGCCATCCAGCGCGTCGTGGACGCCTACACGGGCAACGGGAACTGGCCCTGA